The Azospirillum brasilense genome window below encodes:
- a CDS encoding YgjV family protein, which produces MVFLLHYLPSLSLVAVSGLAGLALGVLSTLLQDRRTILTAQAGAGALFVLHFFALGARTGMLMCALGLVQMAAAYPERRTRWLRALFVLTVPAALAVAAATWQGPMSALSAAGFILGTIGRWQSAVGRMRLFFLSSTVVGAGHNALAGSAFGLASDAMTLSGHLLSLWRARPAVRRRSALALH; this is translated from the coding sequence ATGGTTTTCCTGTTGCACTACCTGCCGTCCCTGTCGCTGGTCGCGGTGAGCGGGCTTGCCGGTCTGGCGTTGGGCGTCCTGTCCACGCTGCTTCAGGACCGGCGGACGATCCTGACCGCGCAGGCCGGGGCCGGCGCGCTGTTCGTCCTCCACTTCTTCGCTCTGGGTGCCCGTACGGGCATGCTGATGTGCGCGCTCGGCCTCGTGCAGATGGCCGCCGCCTATCCGGAACGGCGGACCCGCTGGCTGCGCGCGCTGTTCGTCCTGACCGTGCCCGCGGCGCTGGCCGTCGCGGCGGCGACGTGGCAGGGGCCGATGTCCGCCCTGTCGGCGGCGGGCTTCATCCTGGGGACCATCGGGCGCTGGCAGAGCGCGGTCGGCCGGATGCGGCTGTTCTTCCTGTCCTCGACGGTGGTTGGGGCCGGCCACAACGCGCTGGCCGGTTCGGCCTTCGGGCTGGCGTCGGACGCGATGACCTTGTCCGGCCATCTGCTCAGCCTGTGGCGCGCCCGCCCGGCGGTTCGCCGGCGGTCGGCGCTTGCTCTGCATTGA
- the gpt gene encoding xanthine phosphoribosyltransferase gives MPEAVPFNKHFPVSWEELHRNAKALAWRLIDKGPWKGIIAITRGGLVPAAIIARELELRMIDTVCVSSYDHQNQREAMVLKGVEGANAGDGEGWLIIDDLVDTGKTAVVVRKMLPKAHFATVYAKPLGRPLVDTFITEVSQDTWIHFPWDIELQFSQPIAKQHRGA, from the coding sequence GTGCCAGAAGCCGTTCCGTTCAACAAGCACTTCCCGGTGTCGTGGGAGGAGCTTCACCGCAACGCCAAGGCGTTGGCCTGGCGCCTGATCGACAAAGGCCCGTGGAAGGGCATCATCGCCATCACCCGTGGCGGCCTCGTCCCGGCGGCGATCATCGCGCGCGAGTTGGAGCTGCGCATGATCGACACCGTCTGCGTCTCCAGCTACGACCACCAGAACCAGCGCGAGGCGATGGTGCTGAAGGGCGTGGAGGGCGCCAACGCCGGAGACGGCGAAGGCTGGCTGATCATCGACGATCTGGTGGACACCGGGAAGACCGCGGTGGTCGTGCGCAAGATGCTGCCCAAGGCGCATTTCGCCACCGTCTACGCCAAGCCGCTGGGCCGCCCGCTGGTCGACACCTTCATCACCGAGGTGAGCCAGGACACCTGGATCCACTTCCCGTGGGACATCGAGCTGCAATTCTCCCAGCCGATCGCCAAGCAGCACCGCGGCGCGTGA
- a CDS encoding ABC transporter permease: protein MRRLVQRVRRLPVSLLLGGLLTALVVGAALLSLVWTPFPAEQVRVVARLRPPGPVHWLGTDHFGRDVLSMILVGARNSLAVGAAAVALGAVLGVPLGLAASAWGRWGDEAVARLGDLLFAFPAVLTAILLTAALGAGAVNVVLALGLFNAAVFARVARGAALAVWRRDFVRAALALGRGPLSVTLVHVLPNIAGVVIVQGTVLFAVAVLNEAALSYLGLGIQPPSPSWGKMLGDAQTFLFTSPLQAIFPGAAIALTVLGLNLLGDGLRDALDPRHRSAGLL from the coding sequence ATGAGGCGGCTCGTCCAACGGGTGCGCCGGCTTCCGGTCAGCCTGCTGCTAGGCGGGCTGCTCACCGCGCTGGTGGTCGGGGCGGCGCTGCTGTCGCTGGTCTGGACGCCCTTCCCGGCGGAGCAGGTGCGGGTGGTCGCCCGGCTGCGCCCGCCGGGGCCGGTCCACTGGCTGGGCACCGACCATTTCGGACGCGACGTGCTGTCGATGATCCTGGTCGGCGCTCGCAACTCGCTGGCCGTCGGGGCGGCGGCGGTGGCGCTGGGCGCTGTGCTGGGCGTGCCGCTGGGGCTGGCCGCCTCGGCCTGGGGGCGCTGGGGGGACGAGGCGGTGGCGCGGCTCGGCGACCTGCTGTTCGCCTTTCCCGCGGTGCTGACGGCGATCCTGCTGACGGCGGCGCTGGGGGCGGGGGCGGTGAACGTCGTGCTGGCGCTCGGCCTGTTCAACGCCGCGGTCTTCGCGCGGGTGGCGCGCGGGGCGGCACTGGCCGTCTGGCGGCGGGACTTCGTGCGGGCGGCGCTGGCGTTGGGGCGCGGGCCGCTGTCGGTGACGCTGGTGCATGTGCTGCCCAACATCGCCGGGGTGGTGATCGTCCAGGGGACGGTGCTGTTCGCCGTGGCGGTGCTGAACGAGGCGGCGCTGAGCTATCTGGGGCTGGGCATCCAGCCGCCCTCGCCCTCCTGGGGCAAGATGCTGGGCGACGCGCAGACCTTCCTGTTCACCTCCCCCCTCCAGGCGATCTTTCCGGGGGCGGCCATCGCGCTGACGGTGCTGGGGCTGAACCTGTTGGGCGACGGCCTGCGCGACGCGTTGGACCCGCGCCACCGCTCGGCGGGGCTGCTGTAG
- a CDS encoding ABC transporter permease has protein sequence MLAFLVRRLLTLALTAWLATLVVFAVLEAIPGDPALVMLGTSAQPEAVAALRAQMGLDRPWPVRYAGWVGGMLHGDFGTSLTYARPVAGLVADRLAITLPLAGLALLLSAGIAIPLGLFAAGRQGRAGDWAVMAFGQMGIAVPGFWFAILLILLFSVRLGWFSAGGFPGWEAGAAPALKALLLPAVALALPEAAILARITRTAALDTLREEYVRTAVAKGLPRRVVLRRHVLPNALIPVATILGLQFSFLVAGAVVVENVFTLPGLGRLLYQAIGQHDLIVVQSVVVLLAVTVVAVNALVDIACAAIDPRPRVTA, from the coding sequence GTGCTCGCCTTCCTGGTGCGCCGTCTGCTGACCCTGGCGCTGACGGCGTGGCTGGCCACGCTGGTGGTCTTCGCCGTGCTGGAGGCGATCCCGGGCGACCCCGCCCTGGTCATGCTGGGCACCAGCGCGCAGCCGGAGGCGGTGGCCGCCCTGCGCGCCCAGATGGGGCTTGACCGGCCCTGGCCCGTCCGCTACGCCGGCTGGGTCGGCGGCATGCTGCATGGGGATTTCGGGACCAGCCTGACCTACGCGCGCCCGGTCGCCGGGCTGGTCGCGGACCGGCTGGCCATCACCCTGCCGCTGGCCGGGCTGGCGCTGCTCCTCTCGGCGGGCATCGCCATCCCGCTCGGCCTGTTCGCCGCCGGGCGGCAGGGGCGGGCGGGGGACTGGGCGGTCATGGCCTTCGGGCAGATGGGCATCGCGGTGCCCGGCTTCTGGTTCGCCATCCTGTTGATCCTGCTGTTCTCCGTGCGGCTGGGCTGGTTCTCCGCCGGCGGCTTTCCGGGGTGGGAGGCCGGGGCGGCGCCGGCGCTGAAGGCGCTGCTGCTGCCCGCCGTGGCGCTGGCCCTGCCGGAGGCGGCGATCCTGGCGCGCATCACCCGCACCGCGGCGCTCGACACGCTGCGCGAGGAGTATGTGCGCACCGCGGTCGCCAAGGGCCTGCCGCGCCGCGTGGTCCTGCGGCGCCACGTGCTGCCCAACGCGCTGATCCCCGTCGCCACCATCCTCGGCCTGCAATTCTCTTTCCTCGTCGCCGGGGCGGTGGTGGTGGAGAACGTCTTCACCCTGCCGGGGCTGGGCCGGCTGCTCTATCAGGCCATCGGCCAGCACGACCTGATCGTGGTGCAGAGCGTCGTCGTGCTGCTGGCGGTCACGGTGGTGGCGGTCAACGCGCTGGTCGACATCGCCTGCGCCGCCATCGACCCGCGCCCGCGGGTGACGGCATGA
- a CDS encoding ABC transporter substrate-binding protein, with translation MPNRQRRAALAVTMGAVLGLAGALAAGPVLAQAAPRTDLVVGMRLEPPHLDPTAGAAAAIDEVTYANLFEPLTRIDAEGKVVPGFAEKWEVSADGLTYTFHLRKGAKFHDGSDADSADVKFSLDRARGAESVNAQKGYFAAIAGVEAPDARTVVVTLSRPDGLFLFHMASGDAAIVAPESAGANKQTPVGTGPFKFERWVAGDRVVLVRNPDYDGPKPALERVTFRFINDPAAQVAALKAGDIDSFPQFDTYEALPQFRDDGAFTVMVGTTEGETILGTNNARKPFDDVRVRRAMAHAIDRKTLIDGVLFGNGAAIGSHFPPHRAGYVDLTGLYPYDPDKAKALLAEAGLPDGFATTLRLPPPIYARRSGELIAAMLAEVGIRVTVEPMEWAPWLEKVFKGKDYDLTLIAHTEPLDIDIYGRPDYYFNYQSERFNAVGAELDRTQDPAKRNALYGEQQRILAEDAVNGFLFMLPSATVQKSAVQGMWVNRPIQANDVTGVRWK, from the coding sequence ATGCCGAACCGCCAGAGGCGCGCCGCGCTCGCCGTCACCATGGGAGCGGTCCTCGGGCTGGCCGGCGCGCTGGCCGCCGGTCCGGTCCTCGCGCAGGCGGCCCCCCGCACGGATCTGGTGGTCGGGATGCGGCTGGAGCCGCCGCACCTCGACCCCACCGCGGGGGCGGCCGCGGCCATCGACGAGGTGACCTACGCCAACCTGTTCGAGCCGCTGACGCGCATCGACGCCGAAGGCAAGGTGGTGCCGGGCTTCGCCGAAAAATGGGAGGTGTCGGCGGACGGGCTGACCTACACCTTCCACCTGCGCAAGGGGGCGAAGTTCCACGACGGCAGCGACGCCGATTCGGCGGACGTGAAGTTCTCGCTCGACCGCGCGCGAGGCGCCGAGTCGGTCAACGCGCAGAAGGGCTATTTCGCCGCCATCGCCGGTGTCGAGGCGCCCGACGCGCGGACCGTGGTGGTCACCCTGTCTCGGCCGGACGGGCTGTTCCTCTTCCACATGGCGTCGGGGGACGCCGCCATCGTCGCGCCGGAATCGGCGGGCGCCAACAAGCAGACCCCGGTCGGCACCGGCCCCTTCAAGTTCGAGCGCTGGGTGGCCGGCGACCGGGTGGTGCTGGTGCGCAACCCCGACTATGACGGGCCGAAGCCGGCGCTGGAGCGCGTGACCTTCCGCTTCATCAACGACCCGGCGGCCCAGGTCGCCGCGCTGAAGGCCGGCGACATCGACAGTTTCCCGCAGTTCGACACTTACGAGGCGCTGCCCCAGTTCCGCGACGACGGGGCCTTCACCGTCATGGTCGGCACGACGGAGGGGGAGACGATCCTCGGCACCAACAACGCCCGCAAGCCCTTTGACGATGTGCGGGTGCGCCGGGCCATGGCCCACGCCATCGACCGCAAGACGCTGATCGACGGCGTGCTGTTCGGCAACGGGGCGGCCATCGGCAGCCACTTCCCGCCGCACCGCGCCGGCTACGTCGACCTGACCGGCCTCTACCCCTATGACCCGGACAAGGCCAAGGCGCTGCTCGCCGAGGCCGGGCTTCCGGACGGGTTCGCGACGACGCTGCGCCTGCCGCCGCCGATCTACGCCCGCCGCTCCGGCGAGCTGATCGCCGCCATGCTGGCCGAGGTCGGCATCCGCGTGACGGTCGAGCCGATGGAATGGGCGCCCTGGCTGGAGAAGGTGTTCAAGGGCAAGGATTACGACCTGACCCTGATCGCCCACACGGAGCCGCTGGACATCGACATCTACGGGCGCCCCGACTACTACTTCAACTACCAAAGCGAGCGCTTCAACGCCGTGGGGGCGGAGCTGGACCGCACCCAGGACCCTGCCAAGCGCAACGCCCTCTACGGTGAGCAGCAGCGTATTCTGGCCGAGGACGCGGTGAACGGCTTCCTCTTCATGCTGCCATCGGCCACCGTGCAGAAGTCGGCGGTGCAGGGCATGTGGGTCAACCGCCCGATCCAGGCCAACGACGTGACGGGCGTCCGGTGGAAGTGA
- a CDS encoding creatininase family protein has product MQLLLSTWAEAEAYLKTSKGIILPIGSTEQHGPNGLIGTDAICAEVVARGVGDATGAMVGPTIPVGMAVHHMDFAGSMTLKPSTLIALLRDYVMSLAEHGFERFFFINGHGGNVASVRAAFYEIYAENRALRGRQAPELRCTLVNWWENQEIGRLSRELFGGKEGSHATPSEVSLTQYAYPESIKTAAMDPETASPGGFYDARDFRRRHPDGRIGSAPGLASPEHGKRLFDTAVEAISRQYGSFLAEA; this is encoded by the coding sequence GTGCAGCTTCTTCTCAGCACCTGGGCCGAGGCCGAGGCCTACCTGAAGACCTCCAAGGGCATCATCTTGCCCATCGGCTCCACCGAGCAGCATGGGCCGAACGGCCTGATCGGCACCGACGCCATCTGCGCCGAGGTCGTGGCCCGCGGCGTCGGCGACGCCACCGGGGCCATGGTCGGGCCGACCATCCCGGTGGGCATGGCCGTGCATCACATGGATTTCGCCGGTTCCATGACGCTGAAGCCCTCCACCCTGATCGCCCTGCTGCGCGACTATGTGATGTCGCTGGCCGAGCATGGGTTCGAGCGATTCTTCTTCATCAACGGCCATGGCGGCAACGTCGCGTCGGTCCGCGCCGCTTTCTACGAGATCTACGCGGAGAACCGCGCCCTGCGCGGTCGGCAGGCGCCGGAGCTGCGCTGCACCCTGGTCAACTGGTGGGAGAACCAGGAGATCGGGCGCTTGTCGCGGGAACTGTTCGGCGGCAAGGAGGGCTCCCACGCCACGCCCAGCGAGGTGTCGCTGACCCAGTACGCCTATCCCGAGTCGATCAAGACGGCGGCGATGGACCCGGAGACCGCGTCGCCCGGCGGCTTCTACGACGCCCGTGACTTCCGCCGCCGCCACCCGGACGGGCGCATCGGCTCCGCCCCCGGCCTTGCCTCGCCGGAGCACGGCAAGCGGCTGTTCGACACGGCGGTGGAGGCGATTTCCCGCCAGTACGGCTCCTTCCTGGCGGAGGCGTGA
- a CDS encoding YifB family Mg chelatase-like AAA ATPase, whose protein sequence is MVARINTVAFQGIEVLDIDVQVQMSGGIVAFTVVGLPDKAVAESRERVRAALHALGLALPAKRITVNLAPADVLKEGSHFDLPIALALLTVMGVLPDLEMSRYCALGELALDGALTPVAGVLPAAINALAHDRGLICPEACGGEAAWAGEGLDVLAPATLLALINHFRGQQVLTRPRPRIQESAAAPLDLRDVKGNETAKRALEVAAAGSHNLLMIGPPGSGKSMLAARLPGLLPPLDPAEALEVSMIHSVAGLLEGGKLLRQRPYRSPHQSASLPALVGGGSRAKPGEISLAHKGVLFLDELPEFPRGTLEALRQPLETGKAVVSRVNHHVTYPARVQLIAAMNPCRCGHLDDPSLACARAPKCAADYQSKISGPLFDRIDLHICEIQPKTGLVSENPDQFG, encoded by the coding sequence ATGGTTGCGCGGATCAACACCGTTGCGTTCCAGGGCATCGAGGTTCTGGACATCGACGTTCAGGTGCAGATGTCCGGCGGCATCGTCGCCTTCACCGTGGTCGGCCTGCCCGACAAGGCGGTGGCGGAAAGCCGGGAGCGGGTGCGGGCGGCGCTGCACGCGCTCGGCCTCGCCCTGCCGGCCAAGCGGATCACCGTCAACCTCGCTCCGGCGGACGTGCTGAAGGAGGGCAGCCATTTCGACCTGCCCATCGCGCTCGCCCTGCTGACCGTCATGGGCGTTCTGCCCGACCTGGAGATGAGCCGCTATTGCGCGCTGGGCGAGCTGGCGCTGGACGGGGCGCTGACCCCGGTGGCCGGGGTGCTGCCGGCGGCGATCAACGCGCTGGCCCACGACCGTGGGCTGATCTGCCCGGAGGCCTGCGGCGGCGAGGCCGCCTGGGCGGGCGAGGGGCTGGACGTTCTGGCACCCGCGACGCTGCTGGCGCTCATCAACCATTTCCGCGGCCAGCAGGTGCTGACCCGCCCCCGCCCGCGCATCCAGGAGAGCGCCGCAGCGCCGCTCGACCTGCGCGACGTGAAGGGCAACGAGACGGCCAAGCGCGCGCTGGAGGTTGCCGCCGCCGGATCGCACAATCTGCTGATGATCGGGCCGCCCGGCTCCGGCAAGTCGATGCTGGCGGCGCGGCTGCCGGGGCTTCTGCCGCCGCTCGATCCGGCTGAGGCGCTGGAGGTGTCGATGATCCACAGCGTCGCCGGGCTGCTGGAGGGTGGCAAACTGCTGCGCCAGCGCCCCTACCGGTCGCCGCACCAGTCGGCCAGCCTACCCGCCCTGGTCGGTGGCGGATCGCGCGCCAAGCCGGGGGAAATTTCGCTGGCCCACAAGGGCGTTCTGTTTCTCGACGAATTGCCTGAGTTCCCGCGCGGCACGCTGGAGGCGCTGCGCCAGCCGCTGGAGACCGGCAAGGCCGTCGTCAGCCGGGTGAACCACCATGTGACCTACCCGGCGCGGGTGCAGTTGATCGCCGCGATGAACCCCTGCCGCTGCGGGCATCTCGACGACCCGTCGCTGGCCTGCGCCCGCGCGCCGAAATGCGCCGCCGACTACCAGTCGAAGATCAGCGGGCCGCTGTTCGACCGCATCGACCTGCACATCTGTGAAATCCAGCCAAAAACTGGACTCGTCAGCGAAAATCCGGACCAGTTCGGCTAA
- a CDS encoding helix-turn-helix domain-containing protein translates to MAQDLKQLLGVRLRARRLALNLTQEQVAEAIARTVETVSNLERGRAFPGLDTLEQLGRVLDLPLGSLFEEVGAATVSSRRAELRARLLALADRLADADLEIAVRQVEALAQGRLRRP, encoded by the coding sequence ATGGCGCAAGACCTGAAGCAACTTCTCGGCGTGCGGCTGCGCGCCCGCCGCCTGGCCCTCAACCTGACCCAGGAGCAGGTCGCCGAGGCCATCGCCCGCACCGTCGAGACCGTGTCGAACCTTGAGCGCGGCAGGGCCTTCCCCGGCCTGGACACGTTGGAGCAGCTGGGCCGCGTGCTCGACCTGCCGCTCGGCAGCTTGTTCGAGGAGGTGGGCGCGGCGACGGTGTCGTCCCGGCGCGCGGAGCTGCGCGCCCGTTTGCTCGCCCTCGCCGACCGGCTCGCCGACGCTGACCTGGAGATTGCGGTGCGGCAAGTGGAGGCGTTGGCACAGGGGCGGCTGCGGCGGCCGTGA
- the tnpA gene encoding IS66-like element accessory protein TnpA, which translates to MTYQRVEVITGSEKRRVYSAADKAGLVAEAFRPGVVASEVARRHGLNVSLLYRWRRQIEEGQASPSPEPAVNFVPVRIADAPPSIPNDKMAPLPPAGTGIIEIVLPSGHCLRVDRHVDAGALRRVLAVLERR; encoded by the coding sequence ATGACTTACCAGCGCGTTGAGGTGATCACGGGATCGGAGAAGCGCCGCGTTTATAGCGCCGCGGACAAGGCGGGCTTGGTGGCGGAAGCGTTCCGGCCCGGCGTGGTGGCCTCCGAGGTGGCCCGCCGGCACGGCCTCAACGTCAGCCTGCTGTACCGCTGGCGCCGGCAGATCGAGGAGGGGCAGGCGAGCCCGTCGCCCGAACCAGCGGTGAACTTCGTGCCCGTGCGGATCGCCGACGCCCCGCCGTCCATCCCGAACGACAAGATGGCGCCCCTTCCGCCCGCCGGAACCGGCATCATCGAGATCGTGCTGCCCAGTGGCCATTGCCTGCGCGTCGATCGCCATGTCGATGCGGGCGCCCTGCGTCGGGTCCTCGCCGTTCTGGAGCGTCGATGA
- the tnpB gene encoding IS66 family insertion sequence element accessory protein TnpB (TnpB, as the term is used for proteins encoded by IS66 family insertion elements, is considered an accessory protein, since TnpC, encoded by a neighboring gene, is a DDE family transposase.) — MIPVPAGVRIYLAMGATDMRKGFDGLALLVQEVLKKDPYSGHLFLFRGRRAD, encoded by the coding sequence ATGATCCCGGTCCCCGCCGGCGTGCGGATCTACCTGGCGATGGGCGCCACCGACATGCGCAAGGGCTTCGACGGCCTCGCCCTGTTGGTCCAGGAGGTTCTCAAGAAGGATCCCTACTCCGGCCATCTCTTCCTGTTCCGGGGCCGCCGAGCGGACTGA
- a CDS encoding recombinase family protein has translation MSPKITADHLGRGAAIYVRQSTPGQLINHTESRQRQYALADAARTAGFVDVMIIDEDLGRSGSGFESRPGFQKLVAAVCAGTVGAVYLHRGFAAGPQWPGLAPPH, from the coding sequence ATGAGCCCCAAGATCACCGCTGATCACCTTGGCCGCGGTGCCGCGATCTATGTCCGCCAGTCCACACCCGGCCAGCTGATCAATCATACGGAAAGCCGCCAGCGGCAGTATGCCTTGGCCGACGCCGCCCGCACGGCGGGGTTTGTCGATGTCATGATCATCGACGAGGACCTTGGCCGCTCCGGGTCCGGCTTCGAATCCCGCCCCGGATTCCAGAAGCTGGTGGCGGCGGTCTGCGCCGGCACCGTCGGTGCGGTCTATTTGCATCGAGGCTTCGCGGCTGGCCCGCAATGGCCGGGATTGGCACCACCTCATTGA
- a CDS encoding recombinase family protein produces MRSICIEASRLARNGRDWHHLIDLCALAGALVVDPDGVYDPRLLNDRLLLGLKGTMSEYEFSLLRQRGIEARDGKARRGELRFTLPPGYCWSEAGRIEIDPDERVAGAIRMLFSKFRELGSARQVFLWACATELSLPVVRRNLTACKILWQPPAYHTVIQVLQNPIYAGAYVFGRRGNRTRVVEGRARKTSGHKRERTEWNTLLRDNHEGYITWAEFEDHQRMLEENAHMQKRAARKAGRGGRALLTGLVRCGRCGRKMRVFYGMQSGHAHRYQCRGDDAHVGVGLCVGIGGVRVDRAVVAQMLEAVSPRAVEAALLAADQAAAVGMEERAALERELEAARYDASLAARRYDLVEPEKRHVVRELEARWNTALERVAQIERRIAETEARAAARPRVDRTALLELAHDLSAAWNAPTADARTRQRLTRLLVEEVVIDLDDAAHEAIILIHWVGGRHTELRVPRARTGRRQEGGNPGAVEVVKKLGGHWPDREISMTLNRIKCRTETGETWTAMAVRLLRERLSIPDFDPTVPRPETMTADKAAKRLGLSIPSVLRLIQRGVLPATQLVPSAPWHIPIAALDTDAVRTGVNEIKARRPKNLVDYHRDEMMRLPGL; encoded by the coding sequence GTGCGGTCTATTTGCATCGAGGCTTCGCGGCTGGCCCGCAATGGCCGGGATTGGCACCACCTCATTGACCTCTGCGCCCTGGCCGGGGCGCTGGTCGTCGATCCCGACGGTGTCTATGATCCAAGGCTGCTGAACGACCGCCTTCTGCTCGGCCTGAAGGGAACGATGTCGGAGTACGAATTCAGCCTGCTGCGCCAACGCGGCATCGAAGCCCGGGATGGCAAAGCCCGCAGAGGCGAACTGCGGTTCACGCTGCCGCCCGGCTACTGCTGGAGCGAGGCCGGACGGATCGAAATCGATCCTGACGAGCGCGTTGCCGGCGCCATCCGCATGCTGTTCAGCAAGTTCCGCGAACTGGGCAGCGCCCGCCAAGTGTTTCTCTGGGCGTGCGCCACCGAACTGTCGCTCCCTGTCGTGCGGCGCAATCTCACCGCCTGCAAGATCCTCTGGCAGCCGCCGGCCTACCACACGGTGATCCAGGTCCTGCAGAACCCGATCTATGCCGGCGCCTATGTGTTCGGCCGGCGGGGCAACCGGACGCGGGTCGTCGAGGGACGGGCCCGCAAGACGAGCGGGCATAAGCGGGAGCGCACCGAGTGGAATACCCTGCTGCGCGACAACCACGAGGGCTACATCACCTGGGCCGAGTTCGAGGACCATCAGCGCATGCTGGAGGAAAACGCCCACATGCAGAAGCGTGCCGCCCGCAAGGCTGGCCGGGGTGGCCGGGCTCTGTTGACGGGGCTGGTTCGGTGCGGGCGCTGCGGCCGCAAGATGAGGGTGTTCTACGGCATGCAGTCTGGACATGCGCACCGCTACCAGTGCCGGGGCGACGACGCCCATGTCGGTGTCGGTCTGTGTGTCGGCATCGGCGGTGTCCGCGTTGATCGGGCGGTCGTGGCCCAAATGCTGGAAGCCGTCTCTCCCCGTGCGGTGGAGGCGGCCCTGCTTGCCGCCGACCAAGCGGCTGCGGTGGGAATGGAAGAGCGAGCGGCATTGGAGCGCGAACTGGAGGCGGCCCGCTACGACGCCTCGCTGGCCGCTCGCCGGTATGACCTCGTGGAGCCGGAAAAGCGCCATGTTGTTAGAGAGCTGGAAGCGCGGTGGAACACGGCTCTGGAACGGGTAGCGCAGATCGAACGCCGGATCGCTGAGACTGAGGCGCGCGCCGCGGCGCGCCCAAGGGTGGACAGGACGGCTCTTCTGGAACTGGCTCATGATCTGTCGGCCGCCTGGAATGCACCGACAGCGGATGCACGAACCCGGCAGCGTCTGACCCGGCTGCTCGTGGAGGAGGTGGTGATCGACCTCGACGACGCGGCGCACGAGGCCATCATTCTGATCCATTGGGTTGGGGGGAGGCATACCGAACTGCGCGTGCCACGGGCCAGAACCGGCCGTCGGCAGGAGGGCGGCAATCCAGGAGCGGTGGAGGTGGTAAAAAAACTTGGCGGCCATTGGCCGGACCGCGAAATCTCGATGACGCTGAACCGCATAAAGTGCCGGACCGAAACCGGAGAGACCTGGACGGCAATGGCGGTTCGGCTGTTGCGGGAGCGATTGTCCATTCCCGACTTCGACCCGACCGTGCCCCGGCCCGAGACGATGACGGCCGACAAGGCAGCGAAGCGGCTCGGTCTCTCCATCCCATCCGTGCTCCGCCTCATCCAGCGTGGGGTCCTGCCGGCAACGCAGCTTGTCCCCTCAGCCCCTTGGCACATCCCAATCGCCGCCCTGGACACGGATGCCGTACGAACGGGCGTGAACGAGATAAAGGCGCGGCGGCCGAAAAACCTCGTTGATTATCATAGAGATGAGATGATGCGGTTGCCGGGACTCTGA